The following proteins are encoded in a genomic region of Streptomyces lunaelactis:
- a CDS encoding PH domain-containing protein, with protein MDTVTGGKTLRLRLRRQVEWVPVAALVLAVVWGIAVGTVVDGPNGTAGGIAMSVVGVPIAVLAVSGAGHLVRPLRVRADAEGLTVRLPTWPGRTVPWSAISRVSASPRYVVVEGRAPVGKLPRTCRLRAAYRRLAASEGSDTGEGLCFETQVFDLDPAELLDAIRQYAPVGLTVTDETRQ; from the coding sequence ATGGACACGGTGACCGGAGGCAAGACCCTGCGACTGCGGCTGAGACGGCAGGTGGAGTGGGTGCCCGTGGCGGCGCTCGTACTCGCGGTCGTCTGGGGCATCGCCGTCGGGACGGTCGTCGACGGCCCGAACGGCACGGCCGGCGGCATCGCCATGTCGGTCGTCGGTGTCCCGATCGCCGTCCTCGCGGTCAGCGGCGCGGGCCATCTGGTGCGGCCGCTGCGCGTGAGAGCCGACGCGGAGGGGCTGACCGTGCGGCTGCCGACCTGGCCGGGCAGGACAGTCCCCTGGTCCGCCATCTCGCGGGTGAGCGCATCGCCGCGGTACGTCGTCGTCGAGGGCCGCGCGCCGGTCGGGAAGCTGCCGCGGACCTGCCGGCTGCGGGCCGCGTACCGCAGACTCGCCGCTTCAGAAGGGTCCGATACAGGCGAGGGGCTCTGCTTCGAGACACAGGTCTTCGATCTGGATCCGGCCGAACTGCTGGACGCCATCAGGCAGTACGCGCCGGTAGGGCTCACGGTAACGGACGAAACGCGCCAGTAG